Proteins encoded by one window of Panicum virgatum strain AP13 chromosome 7N, P.virgatum_v5, whole genome shotgun sequence:
- the LOC120683453 gene encoding protein CUP-SHAPED COTYLEDON 1-like, whose amino-acid sequence MGLREIESTLPPGFRFYPSDEELVCHYLYKKVTNERAAQGTLVEVDLHAREPWELPDAAKLTASEWYFFSFRDRKYATGSRTNRATKTGYWKATGKDREVRSPAAPRAVVGMRKTLVFYRGRAPNGVKSCWVMHEFRLDSPQTPPKEDWVLCRVFQKRKDGEQDNAAGSSSPTFAGSSSQAAAAMPDDHRAVTDAYYVDHQAAGSSAGFAPPPQEDVVGGFDDPLLMNAAMWQHGSVLDHFPPQEVTSSPMMAGLGSSGVGDGCGGFYYDTGFEDMANIGGMGFTQGWMG is encoded by the exons ATGGGGCTGAGGGAGATCGAGTCCACATTGCCGCCGGGGTTCAGGTTCTACCCCAGCGACGAGGAGCTGGTCTGCCACTACCTCTACAAGAAGGTGACCAACGAGCGCGCCGCGCAGGGGACGCTGGTCGAGGTCGACCTGCACGCGCGCGAGCCATGGGAGCTTCCAG ACGCGGCCAAGCTGACGGCGAGCGAGTGGTACTTCTTCAGCTTCCGGGACCGCAAGTACGCGACGGGGTCGCGCACGAACCGCGCCACCAAGACGGGCTACTGGAAGGCCACGGGCAAGGACCGCGAGGTGCGcagcccggcggcgccgcgcgccgtCGTCGGCATGAGGAAGAcgctcgtcttctaccgggGCCGCGCCCCCAACGGCGTCAAGTCCTGCTGGGTCATGCACGAGTTCCGCCTCGACTCGCCGCAGACGCCACCCAAG GAGGACTGGGTGCTCTGCAGGGTGTTCCAGAAACGAAAGGACGGCGAGCAGGACAACGCTGCCGGCTCGTCCTCGCCGACCTTCGCCGGCTCATcgtcgcaggcggcggcggctatgcCGGACGACCACCGGGCCGTGACGGACGCGTACTACGTTGACCACCAGGCGGCGGGCTCCTCCGCCggcttcgcgccgccgccgcaggaggacGTCGTCGGTGGCTTCGACGACCCGCTGCTGATGAACGCAGCGATGTGGCAGCACGGCTCGGTCCTCGACCACTTCCCACCGCAGGAGGTGACAAGCTCGCCGATGATGGCCGGGCTAGGCTCCAGCGGAGTAGGGGACGGGTGCGGCGGCTTCTACTACGACACCGGTTTCGAGGACATGGCGAACATTGGGGGCATGGGGTTCACGCAGGGGTGGATGGGCTAG